Genomic window (Deltaproteobacteria bacterium):
AAAGTGTAATAATGAGTAAAAAAGTATCAGGAACCCGAAATATCTGCAGGGCCTTGATAAACCTGTGAAAGGGGGTTGTGTAAAGGACTAACAGGGAAAGGGTGAGAGAGTTCATCATTCTCAAACAGAGCATGGTGACTCCGTCAATTCCCTGTCTTGTGAGACCTATCTCACGCGGAATGTGATAAATCCAGAAGTCATAAGGATATGACAACGTCATCACATGGAAAATCATGTCACCCGGCGTCACCACATTAAATGCAGACGGAAAGGTAACAAGAAACCCAAAAATAAACGTCAAGCCGATGACTCTTTGATAAAAGCGCCGGAGATTTATCCGTGAGACGGCTATCAGCAGAAAAGCGAAGAGGGCAATTACCACCTCAGGAAAGATATCCTTTTTCAGGCTGACGATAACAACAAAGAAGACGAGGAATATTACCTTTACCCGTGGATCAAGATTCCGGAATAGGCCTTTTCCCGTTTCCTGCCCCACATTTATATAGCCTGTTGTAATCATCTCCGAGAGTCGTTTTATTCCTTTGTCGATAGAGGAAGGTTTATGTGAACCCCTTTCGTGCGGATCATGTGTTTGGGCGGGTGTAGACAGAAGAAAATCGGGAATTTTATTTATCATCTTTGAATAACAGCTTCGATATTATTTTCATAAATATGGAGGCCAGGATGATCCCAATGATACCCGACACGATGTAGGAAATAATTTTCGTGGTCACCAACGCGCCATCTCCACCAAAGGTATAGTCCGGTATGGGGGCCACCCAGATATCCGCCGTTCTCTTCAACCCTTCCGGAATATAACCGAGAAGCCTTTCTAGGGTGTTTAGACCCCATTCACCCCAGGCGTCTTCGGCGCCAAATTTTTCCGGCAGAATAATTCCCAAGGGAGACAAAAGCGCCATTGCGATAAGGCCCAGCCAGAGTTTCTTCTCAAACCTTTTCATAGGAAGTCTCCCTGATCGCATAAATGAGCGTCGACTCATTCTTCAGAAAATACTTCAAAAGCGCAACAGTCATAACACCCTCAACAATACTAAACAGGAGCAAGTGTTCAATGGCCATGGCAGGTATCGCAATGGAAAGGGGATAGGGCGCATACAGGGGCCTGCCGTCAGGGCCAGCCGCAATGACAGGCTGAATACCAAACATGAAGGCGGCAGACAGGGCAGCGGCAGTGAGCCCGATATACCCGGAAAGAAAGGCCGCTGAAATAAATCTCACTCCACTATTTTTCGTTCCTTTTATCATGGTGAATG
Coding sequences:
- the cbiQ gene encoding cobalt ECF transporter T component CbiQ, with product MINKIPDFLLSTPAQTHDPHERGSHKPSSIDKGIKRLSEMITTGYINVGQETGKGLFRNLDPRVKVIFLVFFVVIVSLKKDIFPEVVIALFAFLLIAVSRINLRRFYQRVIGLTFIFGFLVTFPSAFNVVTPGDMIFHVMTLSYPYDFWIYHIPREIGLTRQGIDGVTMLCLRMMNSLTLSLLVLYTTPFHRFIKALQIFRVPDTFLLIITLSYKYIFIFAKTVESMYLARKSRMVGMVRNDEARIWVAGRIAHMFRKTLSRYEEVFKAMVARGFAEDVRLSDFGALTIVDRFSCCFFFIAGIFILWM
- a CDS encoding cobalamin biosynthesis protein — its product is MKRFEKKLWLGLIAMALLSPLGIILPEKFGAEDAWGEWGLNTLERLLGYIPEGLKRTADIWVAPIPDYTFGGDGALVTTKIISYIVSGIIGIILASIFMKIISKLLFKDDK